The DNA region GGGACCCCGGTCCCTCGGTTCCCGGGTGCACTGGCGCCGCTCTCGGCCCCGCTCCCCGGTTTCCGTACTCGGGCGGACCAGTCGCGGATCGGTTCCGGATGCGTGCCGCGCATTGCTGGATCAGTTCCTGGGCGCACTGGTCCGTCCACAGCCTGTGGAGGCGGCGATGCGGTGGTTGGTGGGGTGGAGCAGTACCACCACTGGACCCTCTGTGGGCGCTGCCGCCGTCGGCACGGCGGGTGCCACCGGTGCCGACGGCGAGACACTGCACCCCGTGGGGTCCCAGCTGCTCTGGGGCGACCCGGACCCGCTGTGGGCGGTGGGTGACTGGCGCCCCGACGAGGTCCGCACGGTGAAGGCCGACGACCGGACCCGCATCGCGGTGCTCGGCACCTGCGGCGCCAGCGACGAGGAGCTGCGGGTCAGTCTGTTCGCCGCGCGCGGCGGCGCCCTGCGCCACCTGACGGCCTGGCCCGGCAGCTACACCGCCGTCGTCCAGGTCGGCCGCCGCGTGATGATCGCCGGTGACCTCGCGGGCGCGCGCCCCGTGTTCTTCACCCCGTGGGCGGGCGGCACGGCGTACGCCACGGCCGCGCTGCCGCTCGCCGACCTCGTCGAGGCCAACCTGGACATCGGGCACCTCGCGGCGCTGCTCGCGGCCCCCGACGTCCCGGAGGCGCTGCAGGACTCCACCCCGTACCAGGACGTGCGCCGCGTGCCCCCCGGGCATGCCCTCATCCTCCGCGCGGGCGCACGTGAGATCGCCGGGTACGAGCCCGTCGCCTCGCTCGCCGTCGCGGCCCCCGCGGCCGACGAGGCGGGCGCGCTCGACGGGGTCAGGGACGCCCTCGTCGAGGCCGTACGCGCACGGCTGCGCGCACCCCGGCACGTACCCGGCACGGACATCGACCCCGGGCCCGTGCCCGGCATGGGGCCCGCCGAGCGGCGGGCCGCGCGCGGCATGCCCGTGCCCGGCATCGGAGCCGACCTCTCCGGAGGGCCCGCCTCGGGAACCCTCGCTCTCCTTGCCGCCGGTCTCCCCGGGATGCCCGGCACCGTCCTCGGGCACGGCACGGGCGCCGGTGAGCGGCTCCTCGCCGTCACCTTCAACGACCTCGTGTCCGGCGGCCGCGAGGCCGAACTGGAGCGCGCGGGCGCCATCGCCGCCAACCCCCGGCTGCACCACGTCGTCGTCGCGGCGGGCGAGGAGGCCCTGCCCTACGCCGACCTCGACGGCCCGCTCACCGACGAGCCCAGCGCCGTCATCGTCACCGCCCAACGCCACCGCGCGCGGCTCGCCGCGGGCAGCGCCGACCACTTCACCGGCTACGGCGCGCGGCAGGTGCTCGACGCCCATCCGGCGCGCCTCGCCGACCTGTTGATGGACCGCAAGCGTCGGCACCTGGTCCGGCCCGTCACCGCCCTCGCCAAGGCCGAGGGCTCCGTCATGGTCCCCGCGCGCGTGTACGGCGCCGCCCGCAAGCTCGCCCGTACGACGCACCGCGCGGGCGTGCAGTCCCTCGCCGACCGACTGCTCCACCGCCACTTCGAGGAGCCCGGCGGGGCCGTGGGCGCCTCGCTCGCCGCCCTGGCCTGGGCCAGACCGGGGCCTGCCGCGCGCTGGCTGACCGGCGAGGCCCTCGCTGAAGTATCGGTTCGCCTCCAGGAGGCGGCGACGCGGCCGGGGCCCGGGCCCGGGCAGCGCCCCGGTGAGTTCCGCGCGCGTGCGGCGCTCTTCCGGCACGCGGCGGACCTGCGCGTCCTGGAGCAGGCCGCCGAGGTCCGCTTCCAGCGGCTGCACGCGCCGTTCCTCGACAACCAGGTCGTACGCGCCTGCCGGGCGCTGCCGGAGTCCCTGCGGGTGCGGCCCGGGGCGCGCGCCGCGATCCTGCGCAGCGCGCTCGAAGGCGCCGGCGTCACCGAACTCCCGCCCGGCTGGGGCGCACCCTCGCACGCCTCCGCTGCCGCCGCCGCCCGCACCGGCCTGCGGGTCGCCGTGCAGGGCCTCGTCGACCTCTTCGACACGCCCCTGCTCGCCCAGGCCGGCCTCGTCGAGGCCCGCGTCGTCCGCAAGGCCCTGCGGGCCGCGGCCGACGGCGAACCCCTGCCCCTGGACGGCCTCGCCGACCTCGTCTCCACCGAGATCTGGCTCCGCCGCCTCCTCGCCCGCCGCGGCACCTGCTGGACCGGCACGCCCGCCCGCCAGCGCGCCGTGCCGACGGGGTCCGTCGTCCCGGAACGGGGAGCGCTGGGGGCGGGCCGCTAGCCGCTGCGCGGGGCTCGGGGGCCGGGGGCGGCAAGCCGGGGCGGGTCGGAGGCGGCGATCCGGGGCGGGGGCGGCGACCCCGGGCGGGTCGGAGGCGGCGACCCGGGGCGGGGCTCCAGACCTCGGCGCGGGACCGCCGACCTCGGTGTGGAGCCGACCGTCCCCGGGGCCCACCTGCACCGCCGCTCCGCGGGCGGATCTCTCCCACCCGCCCGCCCGTTCACCGGAACAGCACCCTCGGGCCGGCACATGGCCCACCCTCCGGCCAACCCCTCGCCTGGGTCGTCCGCCCCCGTGCCACAACGGCCGGTCAGGCGTCGCGGGGCCGAGTGGGTGGCATGGGCCGCCCGCCGCCTGGGGGAGGGGGGCACAGCCCGGGGAGACGGTCCCGTCACGCCGGGGGAGGGGCACGGCTCCAGCGCGGCGGCGCCACGACGGCGGGGGGAAAGGCGCAACGCGACCCCACGGCGCCACGACGGCGGGGGAAAGCACAACGCGACCCCACGGCGCCACGACGGCAAAGGAAGCGTCCCCCGACCCCCGCCGCCCCCGGCGAACCCCACCCCCAAGGCGCCCCCGCCAGGAATCTCCGCGACGTCACCCACCCCCACCGGCCACACTGACCCAGTGCGGTACCGGATCCTGGGCGCCACGCAGGCGCACGACGACCAAGGGGCACCCCTGCCCGTAGGAGGCCCCCGCCTGCGCTCCCTGCTCGCGGCCCTGGCGCTGAGAGCCGACCGTACGACCCCGGTCGACACCCTCATCGACGACATCTGGGCGGACGCCCCACCGGCGGACGCCCCCGCGGCCCTCCAGGCCCTCGTGGGCCGCCTCCGCAAGGCCCTGGGCCGGGACACCATCGCCTCCGGCCCCGGCGGCTACCGCCTCATCACACCGCCGGACGCGGTCGACCTGCACCGCTTCGAGCGCCTGACCCGCGAGGGCACCGCCGCCCTGGACCGCGGCGACCCGGCGACCGCCGCCCACCTCCTGCGCGAGGCCCTCGCCCTGTGGCACGGCCCCGCCCTCGCCGACCTCCCCGACCGTACGGCGGCCACCCGCCCGGAGGCCCGCCGCCAGGAGGCCACCCGGGCCCGGGTCGAGGCGGACCTGCTGCTCGGCCGCGCCCCGGACGTCGTACCGGAACTGAGAGAGCTGACCGCCGGTCAGCCGTACGACGAGGCCCTGCGCGCCCTCCTCATCCGCGCCCTGCGCGACGCGGGCCGCGGCGCGGACGCCCTCGCCGCGTACGAGGACGCCCGCCGCACCCTCGCCGAGGGACTCGGTACGGACCCGGGCCCGGAACTGCGCGCCCTGCACGCGGAGTTGCTGGCCGAGCCGTCGAAGCCGTCGAAGCCGTCGAAGCCGTCGAAGCCGCGGGAGACGCAGGAAGCGTGGGAGCGGCGGGAGAGGCGGGAGCGGGAGGTCGGGGCCGACGCGCGGGCCAGCACGCGGGGCGAGGCCGCGCCCCGACCCGCCCGTGCCACGGACACCATGCGTCCCACCAGCTCCACCAGCTCCACCAGCCCCATCAGCCCCACGCCCCCCTCAACTCCCCGTCCCCCAGCCGAGCGTCAGGGAAATCTCCGGCCTCGGCTGACTTCCTTCGTGGGGCGGGAACCCG from Streptomyces flavofungini includes:
- a CDS encoding asparagine synthase-related protein, producing MRWLVGWSSTTTGPSVGAAAVGTAGATGADGETLHPVGSQLLWGDPDPLWAVGDWRPDEVRTVKADDRTRIAVLGTCGASDEELRVSLFAARGGALRHLTAWPGSYTAVVQVGRRVMIAGDLAGARPVFFTPWAGGTAYATAALPLADLVEANLDIGHLAALLAAPDVPEALQDSTPYQDVRRVPPGHALILRAGAREIAGYEPVASLAVAAPAADEAGALDGVRDALVEAVRARLRAPRHVPGTDIDPGPVPGMGPAERRAARGMPVPGIGADLSGGPASGTLALLAAGLPGMPGTVLGHGTGAGERLLAVTFNDLVSGGREAELERAGAIAANPRLHHVVVAAGEEALPYADLDGPLTDEPSAVIVTAQRHRARLAAGSADHFTGYGARQVLDAHPARLADLLMDRKRRHLVRPVTALAKAEGSVMVPARVYGAARKLARTTHRAGVQSLADRLLHRHFEEPGGAVGASLAALAWARPGPAARWLTGEALAEVSVRLQEAATRPGPGPGQRPGEFRARAALFRHAADLRVLEQAAEVRFQRLHAPFLDNQVVRACRALPESLRVRPGARAAILRSALEGAGVTELPPGWGAPSHASAAAAARTGLRVAVQGLVDLFDTPLLAQAGLVEARVVRKALRAAADGEPLPLDGLADLVSTEIWLRRLLARRGTCWTGTPARQRAVPTGSVVPERGALGAGR